A single region of the Acidobacteriota bacterium genome encodes:
- a CDS encoding SDR family NAD(P)-dependent oxidoreductase — MGLLDGKVAIVTGAGNGLGKSHALLLASEGARVLVNDPGCARDGSGESDVADEVVDLIRTEGGDAAASKVAVGPFEAAAELVQQAVDAFGGVDVLVNNAGILRDRTALKMSEQEWEAVLTVHLSGTFSCLQAAARVMREQGRGGRIINTTSVAGMQGNFGQSNYSAAKAGIYAVTRTAAMELQRYKITVNTISPTAYTRMTADNPGVTESFGDRYGPQHASPLVAFLASDHAAHITGQTLGVEGTHIFAYRMMSTVGVKQYVGDDPWKPSAIRHVIDQVIGH; from the coding sequence ATGGGACTGCTGGACGGCAAGGTGGCCATCGTTACCGGCGCGGGCAACGGCCTGGGCAAGTCGCACGCCCTGCTCCTCGCCAGTGAAGGCGCCCGCGTTCTGGTCAACGACCCGGGCTGTGCACGGGACGGTTCGGGCGAAAGCGACGTTGCGGACGAAGTCGTCGACCTGATCCGCACCGAAGGCGGTGATGCAGCCGCCAGCAAGGTTGCGGTCGGACCGTTCGAGGCCGCCGCGGAACTCGTCCAGCAGGCAGTCGACGCCTTCGGCGGCGTCGACGTCCTGGTCAACAACGCAGGCATCCTGCGCGATCGCACGGCCCTCAAGATGAGCGAACAGGAGTGGGAGGCCGTTCTCACGGTGCATCTGAGCGGCACCTTCTCCTGCCTGCAGGCCGCCGCCCGCGTGATGCGCGAACAGGGGCGGGGCGGCCGGATCATCAACACGACATCCGTTGCCGGCATGCAGGGCAACTTCGGTCAGAGCAACTACTCCGCCGCCAAGGCCGGCATCTACGCCGTGACGCGCACCGCCGCCATGGAGCTCCAGCGCTACAAGATCACCGTCAACACGATCTCCCCCACCGCCTACACACGGATGACCGCGGACAATCCCGGTGTCACCGAGAGCTTCGGGGATCGCTACGGCCCCCAACACGCCTCGCCCCTGGTCGCGTTTCTGGCCTCGGACCACGCCGCCCACATCACCGGTCAGACGCTGGGAGTCGAAGGCACGCACATCTTCGCCTACCGGATGATGAGCACGGTGGGCGTCAAGCAGTACGTGGGCGACGACCCCTGGAAACCATCCGCGATCCGGCATGTCATCGACCAGGTGATCGGCCACTGA
- a CDS encoding DUF3604 domain-containing protein: protein MSLPRRAAAGVVASLAVLSIGCRQTSESAPADRDLNRQIAQLIADIEREPTSAANVFRRTDTLWDWANRFALDGRVLPADLPLAVALIRFAEADGGEVDLPPAIDLYLETHLERFDRYVRELELKESEPQAVGELRMSTPGPLIAGGAATVEQTYIVGSRGLAAGGGLLVGKSGTGNETRPQNRDPAGDNFVSVRSSNPDARFEAVQVEWNGVHSHVPGKRPLPGFRLEGSALQPGDTVTLTYGGGSSRFHVPAFSNDEFVLPVYVDIAGSGTYLTPALPGIEVVGEPEVHAVRILAPSVVAAAEPFEITVRSEDRAINRASGPIPAYEVLLEGDTIATIEGGQGALSVVEGIAIEVPGVHRLEARSLDGSLHASSNPIRVELEPELRIYWGDTHGHTGLAEGTGSARAFFEYANRDARLDFATLSEHDIWMDDREWLDLQELTREFTEEGRFIGILGYEWTAFRNRGGHHNVFFRDPGSRRVPVQEATRLPDLYRGLHELYDPDEVLVIPHAHRAADWTRSDPELEKLVELYSVHGSFEWFANRYLQSGFELGFVAASDDHHAKPGLAPGPVSSVSQPGGLAAVVAPELSRDALFSALRNLSSYATSGQRILLEATVNGAAMGTRQENAERREIRVRVSGTSPIDAIDVVRNGEIILTKRYMTAALGSRSWLQVSFESSSEVFGEQVDNPRGYRLWEGTLEVEGARVLQVVPAGLDNPLRDQVSRLAPGAGHGARFRILTRGRSDSFLVELDGAGPHTLLSFHLNESTESGFAPGIRPAARIAAANVAIRLDELEAGRLDVELPVGPHPDRLSVQVIDPAAALDREVEFVDLDGVQDGDYYYVRVTQLDGGRAWSSPFWVGNRPASNGGQ from the coding sequence ATGTCGCTCCCCCGCCGTGCCGCGGCCGGAGTGGTCGCGTCGCTGGCGGTGCTGTCGATCGGCTGCCGACAAACGTCCGAGTCGGCTCCCGCCGACCGGGATCTGAACCGCCAGATCGCGCAGCTGATCGCGGACATCGAGCGCGAGCCCACGTCGGCGGCCAACGTCTTCCGCCGAACCGACACCTTGTGGGACTGGGCAAACCGCTTCGCACTTGACGGCCGAGTTCTGCCTGCCGACCTGCCTCTGGCGGTGGCGCTGATCCGCTTCGCCGAGGCGGACGGCGGTGAAGTCGATCTGCCGCCGGCTATCGACCTGTACCTCGAGACGCACCTGGAGCGCTTCGACCGGTACGTTCGCGAACTCGAACTGAAGGAGTCCGAGCCCCAGGCGGTCGGCGAGTTGCGCATGTCGACGCCCGGCCCCCTGATCGCCGGCGGCGCGGCCACCGTCGAGCAGACATACATCGTCGGCTCCCGCGGTCTCGCAGCGGGCGGTGGACTCCTGGTCGGCAAGTCGGGAACCGGCAACGAGACGCGACCCCAGAACCGGGATCCGGCCGGGGACAACTTCGTGTCGGTACGAAGCTCCAACCCCGATGCCCGGTTCGAGGCCGTCCAGGTTGAGTGGAACGGGGTCCATTCGCACGTGCCGGGCAAGCGCCCGCTGCCCGGTTTTCGGCTTGAAGGCTCTGCCCTACAGCCCGGTGACACGGTCACGTTGACGTACGGTGGCGGGTCCAGCCGTTTCCACGTGCCGGCCTTCAGCAACGACGAGTTCGTGCTCCCGGTCTACGTGGACATCGCCGGCAGCGGAACCTACCTGACTCCCGCCTTGCCCGGAATCGAGGTCGTCGGCGAGCCGGAGGTTCACGCGGTTCGGATCCTGGCGCCCTCCGTCGTGGCTGCGGCCGAGCCCTTCGAGATCACGGTGCGCAGCGAGGATCGGGCGATCAATCGGGCCAGCGGGCCGATCCCCGCCTACGAGGTCCTCCTGGAAGGCGACACGATCGCCACGATCGAGGGCGGACAGGGCGCTCTGTCGGTGGTGGAGGGAATCGCGATCGAGGTGCCCGGAGTCCACCGACTCGAGGCGCGCTCACTCGACGGCAGCCTGCATGCCAGCAGCAACCCGATCCGCGTCGAACTCGAGCCGGAGCTCCGCATCTACTGGGGCGACACGCACGGCCACACCGGACTGGCCGAAGGGACCGGCTCGGCGCGGGCGTTCTTCGAGTACGCCAACCGCGACGCCCGGCTCGACTTCGCCACCCTTTCCGAGCACGACATCTGGATGGATGACAGGGAGTGGCTGGATCTCCAGGAACTGACCCGCGAGTTCACCGAGGAGGGCCGCTTCATCGGCATCCTGGGCTACGAATGGACGGCGTTCAGGAACCGGGGTGGGCACCACAACGTCTTCTTCCGCGATCCCGGAAGCCGGCGTGTCCCGGTTCAGGAAGCGACCCGGCTGCCCGATCTCTACCGCGGGCTGCACGAGCTCTACGATCCGGACGAGGTCCTGGTCATTCCCCATGCCCACCGCGCAGCCGACTGGACGCGCAGCGATCCGGAGCTCGAGAAGCTGGTCGAGCTGTACTCGGTCCACGGCAGCTTCGAATGGTTCGCCAACCGCTATCTCCAGAGCGGTTTCGAACTCGGGTTCGTCGCCGCTTCCGACGACCACCACGCCAAGCCGGGACTGGCGCCCGGCCCCGTCTCGAGCGTCTCCCAACCGGGCGGTCTGGCCGCCGTCGTGGCGCCCGAACTCAGCCGGGATGCCCTGTTCTCGGCGCTCCGCAACCTCTCGTCCTACGCTACGTCGGGACAGCGCATCCTCCTCGAGGCGACCGTCAACGGAGCTGCCATGGGCACCCGGCAAGAGAACGCCGAGCGGCGCGAAATCCGGGTCAGGGTGTCCGGCACGTCGCCGATCGACGCCATCGACGTGGTCCGCAACGGCGAGATCATCCTCACCAAGCGCTACATGACCGCGGCGCTCGGCTCCAGAAGCTGGCTCCAGGTGTCCTTCGAGTCATCCTCCGAGGTCTTCGGAGAGCAGGTCGACAACCCACGCGGCTACCGGCTCTGGGAAGGGACTCTCGAGGTCGAGGGAGCCCGGGTTCTGCAGGTTGTTCCGGCTGGCCTCGACAACCCCCTCCGGGACCAAGTCTCACGACTCGCTCCGGGCGCCGGTCACGGCGCGAGATTCCGCATCCTGACCCGCGGCCGCTCTGATTCGTTCCTGGTCGAACTCGACGGAGCGGGTCCCCACACGTTGCTGAGTTTCCACCTGAACGAGAGCACCGAATCCGGTTTCGCACCGGGAATCCGGCCAGCAGCGCGGATAGCCGCAGCCAACGTCGCGATCCGGCTGGACGAACTCGAGGCGGGCCGGCTCGACGTCGAGCTACCCGTCGGACCGCATCCGGATCGCCTCAGTGTGCAGGTGATCGATCCCGCCGCCGCGCTCGATCGGGAAGTCGAGTTCGTCGATCTGGACGGGGTCCAAGACGGCGACTACTACTATGTCCGCGTAACACAGCTCGACGGGGGCCGCGCCTGGTCCAGCCCCTTCTGGGTCGGAAACCGACCTGCCAGCAACGGAGGACAATAG
- a CDS encoding OB-fold domain-containing protein, producing MAGIVTYGAYVPYNRLDRGALGGRGERAVAGYDENSVSMAVEAAREALRGGAPIDTLCFATTTPGYAEKLDAATIHAALDLPANVGGHDLGGSGRAGLASLTLGNDMALAGRRPLVCLSEVMVGAPGGAREASAGDGAAAFTFGPSAEACAEVLAAGSMTDEFMDVWRAPSEPFANQWEERFGAQIVVPLMLGALESALSSAGISADSLSKVIVDSTNPRAVRGFVATAGIPVDRLADDLAASVGRAGTAHVGLALANALDEADPGDRIAVIAGIDGADAIIFEVTDRIAANRPERSVERWIEAKRNDLDYNTYLKWRGVLPFEKPRRPDPKRPAAPPSYRAERWKFAFVGSRCTNCGTANLPPQRVCVECDSVDETEPESFADAAAQVATYTQDNLAYSLQPPVVVAMLDFDQGGRLPCQLTDIDPHNIRIGDRVEMTFRCLHTAEGIHNYFWKARPRR from the coding sequence TTGGCTGGAATCGTCACCTACGGCGCCTACGTACCGTACAACCGGCTCGACCGCGGTGCGCTGGGTGGCCGGGGCGAACGGGCCGTGGCGGGCTACGACGAGAACTCGGTATCGATGGCGGTCGAAGCAGCGCGCGAAGCCCTGCGTGGCGGCGCCCCCATCGACACGCTCTGCTTCGCCACGACCACACCCGGCTACGCCGAGAAGCTCGACGCCGCCACGATCCACGCGGCGCTCGACCTGCCGGCCAACGTCGGAGGGCACGACCTCGGCGGCTCCGGCCGCGCCGGACTGGCTTCGCTGACGCTAGGCAACGACATGGCCCTGGCGGGGCGGAGGCCGCTCGTGTGCCTGAGCGAAGTGATGGTCGGCGCCCCCGGCGGCGCCCGCGAGGCGAGTGCCGGTGACGGCGCCGCGGCATTCACCTTCGGTCCCAGCGCCGAGGCCTGCGCCGAAGTCCTGGCCGCCGGCTCGATGACCGACGAGTTCATGGACGTTTGGCGAGCGCCGAGCGAGCCGTTCGCCAACCAGTGGGAAGAGCGCTTCGGAGCCCAAATCGTCGTGCCGCTCATGCTCGGCGCCCTGGAGTCGGCTCTATCGAGCGCCGGCATCAGCGCCGACAGCCTGTCCAAGGTCATCGTGGACAGCACGAACCCACGCGCGGTGCGCGGTTTCGTCGCTACGGCCGGAATCCCGGTGGACCGCCTGGCCGACGATCTCGCGGCTTCCGTCGGCCGTGCCGGCACGGCACATGTGGGTCTGGCCCTGGCCAACGCGCTCGACGAGGCCGACCCCGGCGACCGGATCGCGGTCATCGCCGGCATCGACGGCGCCGACGCGATCATCTTCGAGGTGACCGACAGGATCGCCGCCAACCGTCCCGAGCGCAGCGTCGAACGCTGGATCGAAGCCAAGCGCAACGACCTGGACTACAACACCTACCTCAAGTGGCGCGGCGTGCTTCCGTTCGAGAAGCCCCGGCGCCCCGACCCGAAGCGGCCTGCGGCCCCGCCCTCGTACCGGGCCGAACGCTGGAAGTTCGCCTTCGTCGGATCCCGCTGCACGAACTGCGGCACGGCGAACCTGCCGCCCCAGAGAGTGTGCGTCGAGTGCGACTCGGTCGACGAGACCGAGCCCGAGTCCTTCGCGGACGCGGCCGCACAGGTCGCCACCTACACGCAGGACAATCTCGCCTACTCCCTGCAGCCGCCGGTGGTCGTCGCCATGCTCGACTTCGACCAGGGCGGCCGGCTACCGTGCCAACTCACCGACATCGACCCACACAACATCAGAATCGGCGACCGGGTCGAAATGACGTTTCGCTGCCTGCACACCGCCGAGGGGATTCACAACTACTTCTGGAAGGCCAGGCCGCGACGCTGA
- a CDS encoding acetyl-CoA acetyltransferase, with protein MPSHGIKDRVAIIGMGCTSFGEHWDQSIGDLSLSASQEALRSAGLDRDQIDAYWLGSAGTLASGLLIAEPLKIRYKPVTHVENFCATGSEALRNAAYAVASGAYDIAMALGVEKLKDSGYSGLFDLNPTTDGTELEMTPPAAFSMIVPAYAEKYGVSEDTLKDVMSHIAYKNHANGAKNPKAQFRREVPLERIRSSPTIAGKLGLFDCSGVSDGAAAAILCRAEDAHRYCDDPIVLKGVGFVVGPAEGVKKPEYDFTTFPEVVASAEDAYRQAGITNPREEISLAEVHDCFTPTELVLMEDLGFSERGNAWKDCLDGRFQLDGHQPVNPDGGLKSFGHPIGASGLRMMYEVWLQLRGEAGERQIADPQIGLTHNLGGLPGNCVSCVSVVGKAA; from the coding sequence ATGCCGAGTCACGGAATCAAGGATCGCGTCGCCATCATCGGAATGGGCTGCACCTCCTTCGGCGAGCACTGGGACCAGAGCATCGGCGACCTTTCCCTGTCGGCGTCGCAGGAGGCGCTGCGCTCAGCCGGCCTCGACCGCGACCAGATCGACGCGTATTGGCTCGGCAGCGCCGGCACCCTGGCCTCCGGACTGCTCATCGCCGAGCCGCTCAAGATTCGCTACAAGCCGGTCACCCACGTCGAGAACTTCTGCGCCACCGGCAGCGAGGCTCTTCGCAACGCGGCCTACGCCGTGGCCAGCGGCGCCTACGACATCGCGATGGCGCTCGGAGTCGAGAAGCTGAAGGACTCGGGCTACTCCGGCCTCTTCGACCTGAATCCGACGACGGACGGCACCGAACTCGAGATGACGCCGCCGGCGGCGTTTTCCATGATCGTGCCGGCCTACGCCGAGAAGTACGGCGTCAGCGAGGACACGCTGAAGGATGTGATGTCCCACATCGCGTACAAGAACCACGCCAACGGTGCCAAGAACCCCAAGGCCCAGTTCCGGCGCGAGGTGCCGCTCGAACGGATCAGGTCTTCTCCCACGATCGCCGGCAAGCTCGGGCTCTTCGACTGCTCGGGAGTGAGTGACGGCGCGGCCGCTGCGATCCTGTGCAGGGCCGAGGACGCCCACCGCTACTGCGACGATCCGATCGTGCTCAAGGGCGTCGGATTCGTGGTCGGGCCGGCCGAGGGAGTCAAGAAACCGGAGTACGACTTCACCACCTTCCCCGAAGTCGTCGCCAGCGCCGAGGACGCCTACCGGCAGGCCGGCATCACGAATCCGCGCGAGGAGATCAGTCTCGCGGAGGTGCACGACTGCTTTACGCCGACCGAGCTGGTCCTGATGGAGGATCTGGGCTTCTCCGAGCGCGGCAACGCCTGGAAGGACTGCCTGGACGGCCGCTTCCAGCTCGACGGCCACCAGCCGGTCAACCCCGACGGCGGGCTCAAGAGTTTCGGCCACCCGATCGGTGCCAGCGGCCTGCGCATGATGTACGAGGTCTGGCTGCAACTGCGCGGCGAGGCCGGTGAGCGGCAGATCGCCGACCCGCAGATCGGGCTCACCCACAACCTCGGCGGCCTTCCCGGCAACTGCGTGAGTTGCGTCTCCGTGGTCGGCAAGGCAGCGTAG
- a CDS encoding SDR family oxidoreductase, which produces MITGASSGIGEAYARRLAAEGMALVLVARRADRLEKLARELRSAWGVTVHVVPQDLMDREGPRLVFDAVDRLGIEVGMLVSNAGFGTYGRFIDQDPELQLQIPEVNNRAAVGLAAILAPRLVERGGGALIFLSSTAAYQPVPFEAVYGASKAFNLMFGEALWAELAEHGIDVIVLSPGFTPTEYQQKAGMGEPQPITGWTSPEQVVEASLRGLGRRSSVVPGWRNRVVIFLMRLLTRRAAARLTYRVNKPADRSDSGAKE; this is translated from the coding sequence TTGATCACTGGCGCGTCGAGCGGTATTGGCGAGGCCTATGCGCGCCGGCTCGCAGCGGAGGGCATGGCTCTCGTGCTGGTCGCCCGTCGCGCCGACCGGCTCGAGAAACTGGCGCGGGAACTGCGCTCCGCCTGGGGAGTCACCGTGCACGTGGTTCCTCAGGACCTGATGGACCGCGAGGGTCCGCGGCTTGTGTTCGATGCGGTGGACCGTCTCGGAATCGAAGTCGGCATGCTGGTGTCCAATGCGGGCTTCGGCACCTACGGCCGCTTCATCGACCAGGATCCCGAGCTTCAACTGCAGATCCCCGAGGTCAACAACCGGGCGGCCGTAGGTCTGGCGGCAATTCTCGCTCCGCGTCTGGTCGAGCGAGGGGGCGGTGCGCTGATCTTCCTCTCGAGCACGGCCGCCTACCAGCCGGTACCGTTCGAGGCCGTCTACGGCGCGTCGAAGGCGTTCAACCTGATGTTCGGCGAAGCGCTCTGGGCGGAACTCGCCGAGCACGGAATCGATGTCATCGTGCTCTCCCCGGGGTTCACGCCCACCGAGTATCAGCAGAAAGCGGGGATGGGCGAACCTCAGCCGATCACCGGATGGACGAGTCCGGAGCAGGTCGTGGAAGCCAGCCTCCGGGGGCTGGGCAGAAGGTCCTCGGTCGTGCCGGGCTGGCGCAACCGGGTGGTCATCTTCCTGATGCGCCTCCTGACGCGGCGCGCCGCGGCGCGGCTGACCTACCGGGTCAACAAGCCGGCTGACCGGTCAGACTCGGGAGCAAAGGAGTAG